Part of the Candidatus Dependentiae bacterium genome, TTGGCACAAGCTGCAAGATGAAATGGTGTTTTTCCATCATTATCGGCCTGATTTACATCAAAAACGAATGTTTCATCTGGATTTCGCAGGCCAAGCAACAGCTCAGAAAGCTCTACATTCTCAGCACGAACGGCAAGATGCAATGCTGTTTGCCCTTTTCTATCTAACTGTTTTACCCCAACAACGAACGTTTTATCTTCATTGCGTAGGTTAAGCAAAATTTTAACAATTTCTACGTTACCACCCTCAACAGCAAGACGAAATGGCGGTTTCCCATAATTATCAGCCTGGTTTACATCAAAAACAAACGATCCATCTGCATTGCATAGGCCAAGCAACATCTTAAAAAGCTCTACCTTGTCGGCACAAGCTGCAAGATGTAATGCTGTTTGCCCTTTGTGATCTGACTGATTTATATCAAAAACGAGCGCTTTATCTTCATTAAGTAGGTTGAGCAACCAATTAAAAAGCTCTACCTTACCACTCAAAGCAGCAAAGTGAAATATTGTTTTCCCAAGAGCACCAACCTGATTTACATCAACAATGAATGATCCATCTGCATTACGTAGCTTAAACAACATCTTAACAATTTCTACGTTACCACTCTCAACAGCATAATGAAATGCCGTTTGCTCTGTATTATCTGGCTGGTTTACATCAAAAACAAACGATCCATCAGCATTGCGTAGGCCAAGCAACATCTCAACAATTTCTACGTTACCACCTTCAACAGCATAATGAAATGTCGTTTTTCCAAGATAACCAACCTGGTTTACATCAACAACGGAGGATCCATCTGCATTGCGCAAGTTAAGCAACATCTTAACAATTTTTACATTACCACTCTTAACAGCATAATGAAATGGCGTTTGCCCATTATTATCAGCCTGGTTTACATTAACCCGCATATTACCGTCAGCATCGGTACGCCCAATTAACAATGCAACTATTTCTACCTTTTCATCTCTTACGGCGTACAAGAGCGGTGTCATAGCATCACCCTTAAAGCGCCCATCAATTTGATTAGGATTAGCTCGCTTATTCAGCAACTGTTCAACCAGATCTTCATCACCCTTCTTAACAGCGTCGATCAACGTTACATCAGGCATATTTCTGCAACTAGCAGCATCGCAGCCTGATTTTTTGTAATCATTCTCACAAACCCAACAAAATGAAAACTTACACGGACAATCCATAATTAAGCATCCACTATTTTTTTGAACAAATTTCGAGCAACTTGGACACTTTTTTGCACCAAGCGATGAAAACATTTTTGCTTCATCAGGAGAAAAATTATTGTTATTTTTGATTTGTTTTGAGCACGCTTCAAACTCAGTTTTATATTTTTTAAAAAGATCACCTTCACCAACGATCAATTTCATGTCATCAAGCGTTATCGTCTGCTTGCAACCGCTTTGAGGACATTTGGTCAGATCAAAGCGCTGAGCTCCTCGATTGTTATACGAAACCTCTAGAGCATACTCAAGACACGCATTGCAGCCTGGCGAATGTTGCCCATGCAACACAATTGGCTGTCCTGCAATTTCCTCACCGCAAATTGGACATTCACATGTTGAGGCACCTGTTTTGCTTGAGTATTCTTGCCCACCAATGTTCATAGAGAAAACAGGTTCTGTATTTGAAACTAAAATTTGAAGCAAAGACAGCAAAAGAAATAAAAAACGAATATTCATAAAACCCCTCATTTAATTATCATTATTGAAAATAATACTGGATTTAATTTATTATATTAAACAAATATAATATTAATTATAAAAATTCAGTTTGTCAAATGCATTATTTTGATATTAAACTTTATGCCTCGGGGCTTGCCAACAGAGCTTAGATCTTCTAAAATATCAGGACATATTTATGAGGGGCTATAGCTCAGTTGGTAGAGCGCATGAATGGCATTCATGAGGTCACCGGTTCGACCCCGGTTAGCTCCACCAACCTTCGCCAAAGCTTCGGTTGGCAGGGCCAGCTTCTTTAATGGCTTGATGCACATAAAAGAATAAGCTTTGATAGAAATATGCGAAGGTTGTCCGCCGTAGCTTCTTGACTGGCCATAGCTTTACGCAACGGCAGTTATGCGTAGGCCGGACTCATACTGCCAATTTTTTGAAAAACTTCATGTCAGAACCAGTTTTCTCAAAGGTGAATTGTGATCCGCAAGCACCATATCCTACTCCTAAAATTCTTATCAGTCGCATCACTTTTTTCTACGATGCTTATTTTCTTAGTCTCATATCATGGAATCAAAGACGGCATTCATAGCTTGATGCTTTTTTGGTCTTTGTATGTTGTATGTATTCCTGGTGCTCATGGAAAAATTCTAATCGGTGTTCCCTGCGGCCGATTTTTTAATATCGTTCCTTCAACCGAACCCTACATCTGGAGCTTTATGGTTGTGCTTAACATCCTCAGCTTTATTTTCAGACCAGAGATTTATCAAACAATTCTGCCAACTCAACTGCTTTACTTGATTATCACAACACCCTATCCATGCTGGGCAACATTTGCGACTGCATTTCCTGGAACATTTTACCGTTCACTCGTAGGAGTCCATCACTACAAAGCCCGGCATGCTATCATCCGATTGCTGCTGATCATCGGCGGCATCATTGCTTTTCTCTTTTTTACTCACAAAGAGCTCATCACTCTTCTGCACACAGTTGCTCATCACATTGGCTAAGAAAACGCCTTTTCCTTTTCCTTTTCCTTTTCCTCCAAAAGCTTCAATCTATTGACGCAGAATGCCACTTTTTGATTTCCTAACAATATCGGTTAGAAATTTTTTTCATGATTGAGGAGAGAGTCAATGAAGAAACTATTGCTTATTATTCTTGCACTCGCATTTTTGAGCAGCAATGTGAAAGCTGCAACGAGCAAAACATTTTTCATGCCACGCAGCATGCATACAGACAATCTTATCACAGGGGCACAGACAAATCATTTCATAGCACATAACAAAAAAGCCGATCGCTTCTTGCTTGATGCTACGCTCTTTTACCAAGAGTCCACCAACGGCAAAGATCTTGCGCGCTATATTTTGCCTGAAAATAAAACTGAAATAACCATCAAAGGATCAACTGCTGGCGGCGATGCTCCTGATATTTCTGGCACATGGTTACAGATTGGCGGCAAAGATGCAACTACACCCCTTGAAGAACTTTTCTTCAATAGCTTTTCTTCCAAAGTCAGCATCCGACCAGAGCTCAAGCGCTTTGGCTCGACGTTTTATCTGTACAAAGCACTCAGCTCAATCTGCAAAAGCTTATGGTTTGATGCAACGTTTCCCTTTGTGCAAGTTGAAACGAATCTTAATTTAAAAGAATTTGATGTACAAAATGCAGCTGAAAATCGAGGAAATATTGAAAAGTTTATTTTATCTGACCTAGGTGGAGACCCTGCACGTATTGAGCAAGCGACAATGTATACCATGCTTAATGCCACAGAAGGACTCAATAACCCAAGCTGGAACTACGGTAAATTCAGCAATGGAGTACAAAAGCTTGCAGGGCTTGCAGACATAACACTCAAGCTTGGTTATTATCCTATTAAAAAAAATTCATACTTTCTCAATATGTATTCTCAACTGATTATTCCAACAGGCTACAAGCCTACTATCAAAAATGTTTTCGAACCTATTGTTGGTAACGGTAAACACGTTGGACTTGGCGCTGGTTTTGCAGGAGAAATTCAATTCTTTAAAGATGCATGCTGGGAAGCATCTTTTTCCAGTAATTTTGATTATGCATATCTTCTTGAAAACCGCCAAAGACGTTCTTTTGACCTCATATCAAACGGCGAATTCAGCCGTTATCTTCTTGTTTTTGCTCCTAATATCGGAAAAGATACAGATCATAGAACTCCAACACCCGGAATCAATATTTTTTCAGAAATTATGAAAGTTACCCCTCAATCAGAAATCAATTGGACAAACCAATTAAACCTTTCATGCAATAATATTAACTTTAATATTGGATATAACTTGTGGTGGAAAGATAAAGAACAGGTAAAACTTGCACATGAATGGAACAAAGAAGTCGCCATTGAACACTTCAGTACACAAGCAGACTTTCCTTTTAGATTAGAATCATTTTCTCAAGCAAGCATCAAGCAAAGTATTAACCAGGCTGGGGCTAGCGATGGATTAGTTGGTGACAATCCAATTATTAAGCTTGTTTCAAAAGACAATCTAAATCTTAACTCAGCATCTTTTCCGGGCGCAATTGGGCATACAATTTTTGGATCAATTGGTTATGCAACAGATTGGAAAAAGCAACCAATAAATCTTAATTTTGGTAGCTCATACCAAGTAAATAGCAGCAAGAAAGTAATGCAGGACTGGAAAATTTGGTTGGAATGCTCTCTTAATATTTAAAAAATAAGGGTAACTTAATGAAATTAAAAATTCATAAAGCTATAATCTGTCTTTTAATAGCTTTATCTCTATCTTCATCCCCTACTTCAGCAATGAAAAACCCATGGGATGGAATAACTGACATTACAACTTTAAAAAAAATTAAATTAGGACTAAAAACATCAGCCGATAAACGAGCCCTTGAAGAATATATACTTCGGCTTCAGGCCTCAATCGCATCCCCTGCTTCTCAAGCAGCTCTTCAAAAAGCTGAACAAGAAGCCCAAGCCGCTAAAGATGCTCGAGATAAAGCAGAACAAGAAGCTCAAAGACTTAAAGCCGAGCTCGATGCAAAAGATAAATATATAGCGGAAGCCAATGCTAAGCTTGCACAAGCAAAGAGCAAGGGCCCTGCAGCTGCACTTGAACTAGATACACCAACATTGTACAGCACGCTCATCAAAATTATAAATCAAGATGCTGACCAACGCGTAAAAGATACCTCTACACAAATCTTTATGCTTATTTTTGAGCGGGCAGCCCAAACTGCAACCAATGCATTTATGAAGCCTTCAGCAGTAGACCCTATGAGCGTTGAAAAAAACTTTGCAGAGTTTGTCATGCGGGCAGTTTTTATAGATAAGCTCATTGAGTCTGTCCAGATGCTTGATACCTGGGACTTTGATGTCAACTTCAAGAACACGATTCAAGGAATTATTACACAAGATACAATCAAAAAAATAAACACAACGGCTGTACTTCACGTAACAAAAAAAGGAAATAATCTTGCCAAATTCGAAGCAGACTTTTTGGCATCCGCCCAGACGAACTTTGGATCTGATCATGCAGCCTTGTACAAAAATTCTTACGATCGTCTTTTTGCTGATCTAGCTGGGCAACTTCCAGCACCTGGATCCATTCCTCCAATGCCAGCCCCCTCTGGGCCACCACCTCCATTTGGAGCACCACCACCACCAGCTTTTCCAGGAGCCTTTCCAGGAGGACCCAGCCCAGCTAAAGTTCCTGGCGCACAACCAGGAACACCAACTGATGCTGAATGGATAAACGTTTTGAAATTAGCTAACACGAATATTCTTTTATTATCAAACACACCAAATCAGTTAGCCGGAAAAGGAAAAAAAAGTTCTGGCGATCCTTATAAACCAACAGATATTGTTGAAAAATGCTTAACAAGCGCTCTTGAGAAACTTGGATTTAAAGCCTCAAGCAAACCCGATCAAAGCTTAATTCACAATTCAAACGAAGCACGTGAATACTTTTTGATTCATGAGTTACTAAAAAAAATATACGAATCAAACAAAACAGAAACACTCTCCAAGACAGAAACATTTCGCACGCAGCAATTTGTATACGAACAAATCAAACTCCTGATTAACAACTTTAACACAGCAGTCGATGCTGATAAAAACCAACTGAGCAAGGAATTATCAAGCAAGCTGCTTGAAATTGCACTTGCCCCAGAAGCACTAGAACCAGAAAGATTTATAGGTTTTACACAACCATTTTCTCATATTCTCCGGATCATTAAGCTGTACACATTAAAATTTGATGATCCTGCAAAATTCAAGGCTGAATATGATAAATCAAGTTTAAAGCGTGCACTTGTTTTTATTATCGGCGAGAAGCACACAAATAAAATATTTGATAAATTCAAAGAAATTGTTCAATTTGCAACCGATAAAGAGGAAGAACAATTCAAAGCTAAAGATTTCAATGTTATTGGAGAGTTTATTAATAAAAAAACTCTTGATGAAACTCAAAAAGATACCTTCAAAAAACTTGAAGCTCAATTAAAAGAGATACAAACAAAACCATATAAAAATTCACTTGAAATTAAAAAAACCATCGATGCAATCATAGATGCTATTAAGACAAGTGACTTAAGTACCCTGATAGACTTAAATGCCGAGGGCGCAGATTACCTAGGCAAAATGGCAACAAAATACGCAACCGAGCAACTTATTCCAAATCTTCTTAATAAAGTTATTGAAGCGATTTTAGCAAAGAAAAACATCGGAAAGACAACTCAAACACCCGATTTATTAGAAATATTCTATGATAAATTTTCAGCTCACGGAGCTCTGCAGAACCTTCCTCATGATCTCTTAGTCACAACCAAAGCAATGCTACGCTCTGTTGATAAAATACAAGCAGGTTTTAAAAAAGAGTTGGGACGTGATTTAACGATAGATGAATTAACATGCTTGGAAAAAACTATAGAACCTCTGAAGTTTATTGATAAATTGATTGATGAAGACAAACCAGATCAAGGTTATGTATACAAGCAATTTCTTTCAGCTGAAAAGCGAAAAGAAAAGGAACTTAATACTCCCAGCGATAAACTACCACACGAACAACTCATCAATCAAATTCTTCCTATTTTTCTTAATACTGAAATGCTTATCAAACATGCTGACAAAGATATGAAAATTCACCTCTCAGTTAAAGATAGACTTGAACAGCTCAACGCAGAGCTCAAAGCCTATAAAATACGCGAAGCAACTATTATCTTACTCTCGTTAATTGCAGAAGCTCATCCAGAAGTTTACTGCACACTGCAAGCCCCTGCACCAGCAGTAGGATTACCGAGTGGACCACCGCCACCACCGCCACCACCGCCACTTATCGGAGCAGGACCACCTCCAGCACCACTAGCAGGAGGAGTTGGGGTAGGAGGATTAACGCTTGTCAGTGACAAAATTTCCCAGGATTATCTAACCTCACTTAATGCCTTGATGCAATCAAAGCCCGCTTTTAGAAATACGATAATGAAAAATATTGTGAACTACCGCAACTTTTTAAAAATTTTTGATAGCGTCGTTGCCTCTGGAATTTTTAACCGAATAAAAGATGATGTCACACGGATTACTCAAGCTCGATATGACTTTAAAGAGATTCTCGAGAGCTTGGATAACAAAAATATAAAAGCATATAATCAATTTGTTGAAGCAATTGCACAAGACTTTACCCCGCTTAAAGATATTCTTGCAAACGGTACAGTAGTTCCAGGTATTACCAGAAAAATACAGGCTAACGACTTAATTGAAGGAATGTTTTTGAAAATTGATGCAGTTGAAAAATCTCAGGTTAAAGACAAAATCAGCGATATAAAAAATGCAATCGATACAAGGCTAGGGGCTCTTGCAAAAGTAAATAATGCTACAAAAATGCTTTTCAAATCAAGTATTATAAACTATCTAGACACTATTAAACAACAGCTTAGTTCTATTTTACAAACCCCTCACGACAAGCAAGAGTTTAAGCCTGAAGATTATTCTGCACAAGCAACGGCTTACCAGAATAAGCATCCACGCAATCTCGCGTTAATTCCTCTAGAACAAAAGAAAAAAATAAAAATCAGTAAAAAAGTTCCTGTCTCTTAAGTTTAACATGTGAATCTTCGAAAAAAAGACGCTCTTTCTAAGAGGCTGCAGTAATCTGCAGCCTCTCTTATTTTTATCTTCAAATCTTTGCCCAATAAGCAATCACCCGCTATACTCCCTGCTGTACAAATTACCCTCCCCTTTCACTTCTTAATGCAAGGATAAACCATGCTTGAGATTCCACTCTCCGGTATCAAAAAAATTGAAGAAATTGCCAAAAGCAGCAATGAATATATTTCACTTTCTCAAGGTGCTTTACGGATTGGCGGCATTCCTGGAAAAATTAAAGAGTATGCGCAAACGCTCATGGCAACCGACAAGACCGACTATTACGACAGCTGCTGGGGTCTTAAAATTTTACGCGAAAAGTTAGCAAATTTTCTTTCAGCTCGTTACATGACCGATGTTCGTGTCAACAACATCATTCCAACCCATGGTTGCATTGGCGGACTTTCGCTTTTGTACCTGAGCATTTTGAACCCTGGCGATGAGGTCATTGTTCCTGAACCGGCATACCCAGCATATGATATTTTAACCCAAGCAAGCCGAGCACAAGCGGTCCATGTTTCTATGCTGAAATCACAACCTCACGATAATGAGATGTGGGAACTTGATGTTGAAAAAATAAAAGCGGCAACAACCGATAAAACTAAAATCATCATCTTTTCCAACCCTTGGAACCCCCTGGGAATTATTGTTCCACAAAAAACTATTCTCGAACTGGTTGCATGGTGCGAACAAAAAAAGATCTTTTTAATTGTTGATGAAGCATACAGCGATTATGCTTTTGATGAACTCCTCACCTCAATCGTCCCACTCGTTATGAAATCGGACTGGGTGATTAGCGCAAACACTTTCTCAAAAAATTTTGGCATGAGCGGCTGGCGCGTTGGCTACCTGGTTGTTCCTGAACGGCTGAATAAAGCACTGGCTGGTATGCAAGATGCTCTTTTGAACTGCTTGAACAATGTCTCGCAACATGCTGCAATGTACGCCCTTGACCATCAAGAAATTGTGCAACATTTTCATACGCTCGTTCGCTACAATCGAGATATGACCATGCGCATGCTTACTCCACTTGTTGAGCAAGGCATTATTTCTGTCCAAAAGCCTGTTGGTGGATTTTTTGCATTTTTTAAAACGCAAGAAGCTCATGCAACCGATTTATGCATGAACATTGTGAATAATGCTAAGGTTACGCTTGTTCCTGGAAATTCATTTGGTCCATCGGGTGATTCGTTTTTAAGGTTATGTTATGCTCGTGACACAGAGCTATTGGAAAAGGGCTTGAATCGTTTGGTAAATTTTTTAGGTAAATAATTTTATGTACAAAAAACACGAGCACATCCATTTTATGGGTATCGGGGGAATAGGAATGAGCGGCATTGCGCGCATCCTTAAGCTGCAAGGCTACACCGTATCAGGCTGTGATGAATGCACCACCAGTAAAACAGTCCAAGAACTCCAAAAAATAGACTGCATCATTCACGAAGGGCACGACGTCACCCATGTCCATGATGCTGACGTTTTAGTCTACTCCTCTGCAGTAAAACCGGACAATCTTGAAGTTGTTGCCGCAATGCACAAAGGTATTCCGGTCATTCCACGCGCGATCATGCTTGCAGAGCTTATGCGTACCAAGTACAGCATCGCCGTTTCGGGTGCTCATGGCAAAACCACCACCACGTCACTCATTGCACATATTTTGATTGAAGCTGATAAACAACCAACCGTCGTTGTTGGAGGTGTACTTAAAAATATCGACACCCAAGCCTGCCTTGGAGAAAGCAACATTTTAATTGCTGAGGCCGATGAAAGCGATCGATCACTCCTCTATCTCAACCCCACCATGGCAGTGGTTACCAATATTGATGCTGAACATCTTGATACCTACAAAGATTTAGATGACATCAAACGCACGTTTAAAGACTTTCTCGCTCGTCTGCCCTTTTATGGCAAAGCTTTTTTATGCAACGACGACGAGCATGTTCGTGCTATTTTGCCGTTACATCACGTTAATGTTGTTAAG contains:
- a CDS encoding ankyrin repeat domain-containing protein, with product MNIRFLFLLLSLLQILVSNTEPVFSMNIGGQEYSSKTGASTCECPICGEEIAGQPIVLHGQHSPGCNACLEYALEVSYNNRGAQRFDLTKCPQSGCKQTITLDDMKLIVGEGDLFKKYKTEFEACSKQIKNNNNFSPDEAKMFSSLGAKKCPSCSKFVQKNSGCLIMDCPCKFSFCWVCENDYKKSGCDAASCRNMPDVTLIDAVKKGDEDLVEQLLNKRANPNQIDGRFKGDAMTPLLYAVRDEKVEIVALLIGRTDADGNMRVNVNQADNNGQTPFHYAVKSGNVKIVKMLLNLRNADGSSVVDVNQVGYLGKTTFHYAVEGGNVEIVEMLLGLRNADGSFVFDVNQPDNTEQTAFHYAVESGNVEIVKMLFKLRNADGSFIVDVNQVGALGKTIFHFAALSGKVELFNWLLNLLNEDKALVFDINQSDHKGQTALHLAACADKVELFKMLLGLCNADGSFVFDVNQADNYGKPPFRLAVEGGNVEIVKILLNLRNEDKTFVVGVKQLDRKGQTALHLAVRAENVELSELLLGLRNPDETFVFDVNQADNDGKTPFHLAACANKVELVKMLLGLRHGDGSFVVDVNLSDKRKHTPLHSAVGCGKVEIVKILLGLRHEDGSFVVNVNLSDNQERTPLHLAVRSGSLRSGHEKIVSLLLGLRNGDGSFVFDFNKVNAEGNTLLHFAVDNRVNLEVLKQLLALRDANGLRIFDLKKVNNNNQSPLDLAKEVLNRGYPNKDVYKLLYTTTYPNQRRLMAAAILISLGIGVSAYLS
- a CDS encoding pyridoxal phosphate-dependent aminotransferase, yielding MLEIPLSGIKKIEEIAKSSNEYISLSQGALRIGGIPGKIKEYAQTLMATDKTDYYDSCWGLKILREKLANFLSARYMTDVRVNNIIPTHGCIGGLSLLYLSILNPGDEVIVPEPAYPAYDILTQASRAQAVHVSMLKSQPHDNEMWELDVEKIKAATTDKTKIIIFSNPWNPLGIIVPQKTILELVAWCEQKKIFLIVDEAYSDYAFDELLTSIVPLVMKSDWVISANTFSKNFGMSGWRVGYLVVPERLNKALAGMQDALLNCLNNVSQHAAMYALDHQEIVQHFHTLVRYNRDMTMRMLTPLVEQGIISVQKPVGGFFAFFKTQEAHATDLCMNIVNNAKVTLVPGNSFGPSGDSFLRLCYARDTELLEKGLNRLVNFLGK